The region cgattttaattttaggtGCCTGTGAATAATGGTGCAATGCCAGAATATGGCTTTAATGTTTCTGGACAGGCACCATCACCATATGGGTTTAATCCACAGATATCAAATTATCCACTCGACAATACTCAAGGTGGGGAATTTGCAAATTCACAATTCGCGACACAATTATTGGCTCAACCAGTAGTTGCAGACATGGCAGTACAGTATGGAAATGCATTAGTTGGTACTGGGAAACAGCATTTTGAGAAATATGTGCCAGTTACAGCATTGAAATATTACTTTGCTGTAAACACAGATTATGTCTTCGCAAAATTAATGCTGTTGTTCTTCCCATTTACACATAAGGTAAGTTTTCTTTAGGTTACTTGTGGAGAAAACAAATACACTGTAGTTGAaacattgcattttaataattttattattatatccatttatatctattatatatgaaaatatatttatctaaaatttacatattataaaaacaaaaagtgtCTCATTAAGGTgtcaattatgttaattaaattaaataacaattcttATAGGACTGGTCTGTAAAATATGAGCAAGATGTACCATTGCAACCAAGATATGAGAAAAATGCGCCAGATATGTATATTCCTACAATGGCGTTTTTCACCTATGTTGCTACAGCAGGATTAGTTTTAGGTATGCACGAACGTTTCAGTCACGAGCAATTAGGTATCTTGGCTAGCAGTGCTCTAGGTTGGGGTTTGATTGAATTGCTCGTTCATACTGTAAGCCTATATGTGATGAATCTTCAAACGAGTCTAACAACATTAGACTTGTTGGCATATTGCGGTTACAAATATGTTGGTATTAACGCAGCCTTGTTGATATCGTTGTTATTTGGAAAGTTTGGCTATTACGCGATGCTACTATATTTTAGCATTTCTCTAGCTGTCTTTCTGATGCGATCGTTAAAGTTAAGAGTCATTCCGCAAGGCCATAATGCGTATACAGCCTCTGGAAATAAGAGGCGACTTTACTTTATACTGTTCTTAGCTGGTATACAACCCATTCTGATGTGGTGGTTatcatatcatttaatttaaatggcaCACACACGCATGTGCGAGAAATTTATAAGACACGCAGTGAAGGGGAcaacaaaaatgtatatttattatttggttACTAACATCTGTAcactttttgtaataaaattcggtatgaatataattcacatcattcattattaaaaaattctggggaaaaaagaaaaggtcTGGCAGTAAGATATATTTGTAAGCGTTTGATATGTATGATAGACAAACACgcgtcaaattaaaaaaaataaatcgtattatgtaattgtaattaattaattatagttttaattttttttttatttaatggtcatgatacataaatatatctagaTAAGAAGCTCAAGTTTTAAATGCGCGCGAATTTCTTTCAGACATGTAATATACTCtgcaattaatagaaattcctaaaaaataaattttctcattgGATTTGCATCTGATTGCATTTTGATTGCATttagatagagatagagaactctctctctctctctctctctctctttgtttctgcaatttaattttatgtacaatttgtttttgaatcttttgtacgtaaaaaaacatttatttaaatgtcaa is a window of Cataglyphis hispanica isolate Lineage 1 chromosome 4, ULB_Chis1_1.0, whole genome shotgun sequence DNA encoding:
- the LOC126848648 gene encoding protein YIF1B-B, which translates into the protein MNYNHSNARRGKPKRLLDPSAGLSAPTPPMTQSPYMYNQQVPVNNGAMPEYGFNVSGQAPSPYGFNPQISNYPLDNTQGGEFANSQFATQLLAQPVVADMAVQYGNALVGTGKQHFEKYVPVTALKYYFAVNTDYVFAKLMLLFFPFTHKDWSVKYEQDVPLQPRYEKNAPDMYIPTMAFFTYVATAGLVLGMHERFSHEQLGILASSALGWGLIELLVHTVSLYVMNLQTSLTTLDLLAYCGYKYVGINAALLISLLFGKFGYYAMLLYFSISLAVFLMRSLKLRVIPQGHNAYTASGNKRRLYFILFLAGIQPILMWWLSYHLI